A portion of the Krasilnikovia cinnamomea genome contains these proteins:
- a CDS encoding non-ribosomal peptide synthetase, with the protein MRALSFGQQRLWFLDQLDGPGATYNVPFALRLHGPLDQPALRAALTDLLDRHEVLRTVFPTEDGVPRQQVRVIAAAPLTVHSGPVSEATLPDVLRAELTRPFDLAADLPVRATLVPLGPDTHVLLLVLHHIACDGWSLGPLGRDLAAAYTARHAGTAPDWAPLAVQYGDFADWQREVLGDPDDPDSPLAAQLDYWSARLADLPAPMPLPTDLPGAPTDLPGGPTDLPGVDGADGERAVDAGIVTVTLPADLHAGLLATSRAAGCTPFMGLRAVVSALLSRWGAGPDVVLGTPVAGRSEEVLADLIGFFVNTLVLRTDTGGDPSLRELLARIRETGLADYAHQDTPFERLVDRLAPDRMSAAHPLFRVMLVQQSDDGDPPRLPRLTVAAEPIDLPTAKLDLSVVLAERYADGAPAGVDCQFEYAADRFSADRVSALAAGLVRLVRAALADPDAPLGTLDAGDIPASSTAGTAPIDAAQTDARVAPEPRADDPRVEILRGLFADVLGRSEVGVHDGFFALGGHSLLATQLISRIRGAFRAELGVRTLFRAPTVAGVLAALDAAADGPPRPPLLPAGHADAWPDGAPLSYAQRRLWFLAGVDGQDRAYTIPLTLRLTGPVDVDALAAACRDLVTRHEILRTVYRATDGDPRQHVLPSDGIGAVLTVVRLARAELADRHAAAAAAPFDLASDIPLRATLFLPDDADGDGAVLLLCLHHIAADGESLAPLLRDLDAAYLARRAGTAPDWAPLPVQYADYARWQAALLGAEDDPQSLVAGQLRYWTGTLAGLPVEVRLPADRPRPARPSHRKGHVRAEVDAATRDALAALARDSQATLFMVVHAALAALLSRLGAGHDIPIGTPVAGRDDEALDGLVGFFVNTLVLRVDTAGSPTFRDLLDRVRDADLDAFAHRDLPFERLVEAVNPPRLLARHPLFQVLLSYLSADAGATSGEGDGLSMPALGARAEDTVAGTAKFDLSLTVAQTRDGLDCHLEFAADLFDAASAGRIVAEFVDLLTAVAADPTVAVTAQPPPTAPGAPAEVGAVPDIPEGEATTADGALTGTVVGAGWERAYRAPRDAREEILCALFAEVLGVERIGVDDGFFARGGHSLLAVRLLSRIRPAFGVPVAIGDIFAAPTVAGLATRLAAAADEAATDGHRAVRPQLRAVTRPERVPLSYAQRRLWFILQLDGDNGAYDMPYALRLRGRLEVGALEAALADVTDRHESLRTVFAVHDDEPYQRVLPAHRPALHRARYDAEAMAEALGRRFDLAVQPPLRAHLFDVAPDEHVFLLVTHHIAGDGWSMGPLLADLATAYAARSAGAAPEWTPLPVQYADYALWQRDLLGDPDDPDSVLARQLAYWRERLADLPEELSLPTDRARPAVASHRGDSVPVAIDPVLHRRIRALARDSRVTFFMVLQAAFAAVLSRLGAGHDIPIGTPVAGRDDEALDHLVGFFVNTLVLRVDTAGNPTFRDLLDRVRETDLGAYDHQDVPFERLVHELNPARSLARHPLFQVMLVLQNTGDGETRLPGLEVAEELLDSDAVKFDLGLSLAEGDGVTGSLSFAGDLFDRATAESIVDRLIRLLDAVTDDPDAPIDAIDLLSPADRDRMARWNATRVPVPDTTLPELFAAQVARTPSAVAVRYEDEEISYAELDARVEALARALRGRGVRPADLVAVQLPRSVELIVAVHAVHRAGAAYLPVDPTYPADRIAFMLADARPALVLTPSVLAGLVPGGDGPLPAVSGRHPAYMIYTSGSTGRPKGVLTSHAAIVTHLLWMQHDYPLGGDDRVLQKTSSSFDVSVWEFFWPLIAGATLVLARPDGHRDPAYLAALIRTARVTVAHFVPAMLEAFLAEPAAGTDSPLRQVFCGGEALTPELAGRFTAALPARLSNFYGPTEVAVEATHQPYAAHLAAARTVPIGRPVWNTRAHVLDARLAPVPPGAPGELYLSGDQLADGYLHRPGLTAQRFVADPYGAPGQRMYRTGDLVRWTGDGRLEYLGRADDQVKIRGQRLELGEVAAVAAGCPGVVQAVVTLHADAGGPSLVGYIVGDADPAEVRRHLAAQLPAYMVPRVVLRLPALPLAPNGKVDRRALPAPEPVTAEAAYRAPRGPVQEILCDIFASLLGVDRVGIDDDFFDLGGHSLLGTRLISRVRGALGVELSVRELFRTPTVAGLADAVDAGRPARAPLRAMPLPERVGLSPAQRRLWFLNQMDVRTGGYALTCALRLAGTLDTDALARALGDVVARHEVLRTVYPEVEGHPYQRVLPAPAAGTPLPLPVRRVGDDAPAGLSGDGSLATALEGAAAAVFDLTVDLPLRPELLALPGGDHVLLLVMHHIATDGWSMGRLTADLATAYTARLAGEAPDWAPLPVQYRHYTLWRQEVLGDGAAPAAGGPESPLEAQVGYWRERLAGLPHELALPFDRPRPPVADNRGDSVPVTIDAALHGGLLALARQSRTTLFMALQAAFAALLSRLGAGHDIPIGTPVAGRDDEALDHLVGFFVNTLVLRVDTAGNPTFRDLLERVRETSLGAYAHQDVPFERLVQELNPARSLARHPLFQVMLALQNNEDSDPRMPGLAVSGVPVGVRTSTFDLALSLHEMVPGRPEGIGGGLTFRTDVFDAPSVRGIVDRLVRLLAAAVADPDAPIGRLDLLTPAERHDLLVRRTDTAADLGPWRDVPSLVAAHADAEPDRVAVAGPDGLLRYRDLDERANQLAGRLADAGVRRGDLVGVCLPRGLDQVVAQLAALRAGAAYLPLDPDYPAGRLAYMCRDAAVAVVLTRTDVPFAGAAGVDVAPVVIRLDREAADIAARPADPPASRPHPRDAAYVIYTSGSTGAPKGVVIDHTGLAHLCAWFRRAYAVGPQDRASQVAALGFDAAVFEVWPHLSAGASVHLPPGAALTDTGRLAEWLVDTGITTAFLPTPRLETMLDEPALRRAALRTVIAGGDRLRRRPPRDLGFRLINGYGPTECSVMATGADVAPTGDALPDIGVPVPNTRAYVLDRYLAPVPEGVPGELYLAGDGLARGYLGRPGLTATRFTADPFGAPGQRMYRTGDMVRWRRGRLEFIGRVDDQVKIRGVRIELGEVDAVLGGCPGVRQAATVVRGDHLVGYLVDAGGDGGTDGGLDLAAVRAHAAAFLPAHTIPTHLVVVDALPLTAHGKLDVAALPAPPRPPRVVREPRTARERLLRGLFAEVLAVDEVSVDDSFFDLGGHSLLSARLISLIRRELGVDLGIRALFETPTVAGLAARLDGAASAGRSGVDRDDLAPLIPLRADGDRAPVFCLPPAVGIGWVYAGLLARIDPARGVYGLQSRGLTAPDRQPGTMEELVKDTVERIRQQRPHGPYHLLGWSFGAQVAHAVAVALREHGETVGLLALLDGYPPAGAASPGTAPADRDTLAALLVSLGHDLTDLPDDAPLDHAEFVRRVRADGGPLAGLPAATLDGLPAVFAGNGALATGYRPGRFDGDVLFFQATEGRRPDAPTPDTWRPYVGGRLLVHQVAARHGELTRRAPIARIGAVIAAHLADQP; encoded by the coding sequence GTGCGTGCCTTGTCGTTCGGTCAGCAGCGCCTCTGGTTCCTCGATCAGCTCGACGGGCCCGGCGCGACCTACAACGTCCCGTTCGCGCTGCGCCTGCACGGGCCGCTCGACCAGCCGGCGCTGCGCGCCGCACTCACCGACCTGCTGGACCGGCATGAGGTGCTGCGCACGGTCTTCCCCACCGAGGACGGCGTGCCCCGGCAGCAGGTCCGGGTGATCGCCGCGGCGCCGCTGACCGTCCATTCCGGACCGGTCTCCGAGGCGACGCTGCCGGACGTGCTGCGGGCGGAGCTGACCCGGCCGTTCGACCTCGCCGCCGACCTGCCGGTGCGCGCCACCCTCGTCCCCCTCGGCCCGGACACGCACGTGCTGTTGCTGGTGCTGCACCACATCGCCTGCGACGGCTGGTCGCTCGGCCCGCTCGGCCGGGACCTGGCCGCCGCGTACACCGCCCGGCACGCCGGCACCGCGCCGGACTGGGCGCCGCTCGCCGTGCAGTACGGCGACTTCGCCGACTGGCAGCGCGAGGTGCTCGGCGACCCGGACGACCCGGACAGCCCGCTCGCCGCCCAGCTCGACTACTGGAGCGCCCGCCTCGCCGACCTGCCCGCCCCGATGCCGCTGCCCACCGACCTGCCCGGCGCCCCCACCGACCTGCCCGGCGGCCCCACCGACCTGCCCGGCGTCGACGGCGCGGACGGCGAACGCGCGGTCGACGCCGGGATCGTCACGGTGACGCTGCCCGCCGACCTGCACGCCGGGCTGCTGGCGACCTCCCGCGCCGCCGGCTGCACGCCGTTCATGGGTCTGCGCGCGGTGGTCAGCGCGCTGCTCTCCCGGTGGGGCGCGGGGCCGGACGTGGTGCTCGGCACCCCGGTCGCCGGGCGCTCCGAGGAGGTGCTCGCCGACCTGATCGGATTCTTCGTCAACACGCTGGTCCTGCGTACCGACACCGGCGGCGACCCCAGCCTCCGGGAACTGCTGGCGCGGATCCGGGAGACCGGCCTGGCCGACTACGCCCATCAGGACACCCCGTTCGAGCGCCTGGTCGACCGACTCGCCCCGGACCGGATGTCGGCCGCCCACCCGCTGTTCCGGGTGATGCTGGTGCAGCAGAGCGACGACGGCGACCCGCCCCGGCTGCCCAGGTTGACGGTCGCGGCGGAGCCGATCGACCTGCCGACCGCGAAGCTCGACCTCAGCGTCGTCCTCGCCGAGCGGTACGCCGACGGTGCCCCGGCCGGCGTCGACTGCCAGTTCGAGTACGCCGCCGACCGCTTCTCCGCCGACCGGGTGTCGGCGCTCGCCGCCGGCCTGGTCCGGCTGGTACGGGCCGCGCTGGCCGACCCGGACGCCCCACTGGGCACCCTCGACGCCGGCGACATCCCGGCGAGCTCGACCGCCGGCACCGCCCCGATCGACGCCGCGCAAACCGACGCGCGGGTGGCGCCGGAGCCGCGTGCCGACGACCCGCGCGTGGAGATCCTCCGTGGGCTCTTCGCGGACGTGCTCGGCCGCTCGGAGGTCGGGGTGCACGACGGCTTCTTCGCCCTCGGCGGGCACTCGCTGCTCGCCACCCAGCTGATCAGCCGGATCCGTGGCGCGTTCCGCGCCGAACTGGGCGTACGCACGCTGTTCCGCGCCCCCACCGTCGCGGGCGTGCTGGCCGCGCTCGACGCCGCCGCCGACGGCCCGCCCCGGCCCCCGCTGCTGCCCGCGGGGCATGCGGACGCGTGGCCGGACGGGGCGCCGCTGTCCTACGCGCAGCGCCGGCTCTGGTTCCTGGCCGGCGTCGACGGGCAGGACCGGGCGTACACGATTCCGCTGACGCTGCGGCTGACCGGCCCGGTCGACGTGGACGCGCTCGCGGCGGCCTGCCGGGACCTGGTCACCCGCCACGAGATCCTCCGTACCGTCTACCGCGCAACCGACGGCGACCCGCGCCAGCACGTGCTCCCGAGTGACGGGATCGGCGCGGTGCTCACCGTGGTCCGGCTCGCCCGCGCGGAGCTGGCCGACCGGCACGCGGCCGCCGCGGCCGCGCCGTTCGACCTGGCGTCCGACATCCCGCTGCGGGCCACCCTGTTCCTGCCCGACGACGCCGACGGCGACGGGGCCGTGCTGCTGCTCTGCCTGCACCACATCGCCGCCGACGGGGAGTCGCTGGCGCCGCTGCTGCGCGACCTGGACGCCGCCTACCTGGCCCGCCGGGCCGGTACCGCGCCGGACTGGGCGCCGCTGCCCGTGCAGTACGCCGACTACGCGCGCTGGCAGGCCGCCCTGCTCGGCGCCGAAGACGACCCGCAGAGCCTGGTCGCCGGGCAGCTGCGGTACTGGACCGGTACGCTCGCCGGGCTGCCGGTCGAGGTGCGCCTGCCGGCCGACCGGCCCCGCCCGGCGCGCCCCAGCCACCGCAAGGGCCACGTCCGCGCCGAGGTGGACGCCGCGACCCGCGACGCGCTCGCCGCGCTGGCCCGGGACAGCCAGGCCACCCTGTTCATGGTGGTGCATGCGGCGCTGGCCGCGCTGCTGAGCCGGCTCGGCGCCGGCCACGACATCCCGATCGGCACCCCGGTCGCCGGACGCGACGACGAAGCCCTCGACGGCCTTGTCGGCTTCTTCGTCAACACCCTCGTCCTGCGCGTCGACACCGCCGGCAGCCCCACCTTCCGCGACCTGCTGGACCGGGTCAGGGACGCCGACCTGGACGCGTTCGCGCACCGGGACCTGCCGTTCGAGCGGCTGGTCGAGGCGGTCAACCCGCCCCGGCTGCTCGCCCGGCACCCGCTGTTCCAGGTGCTGCTCTCGTACCTCTCCGCGGATGCCGGCGCGACCTCCGGCGAGGGTGACGGACTTTCGATGCCTGCACTGGGGGCCCGGGCCGAGGACACCGTGGCCGGCACCGCCAAGTTCGACCTGTCGCTGACCGTGGCGCAGACCAGGGACGGCCTCGACTGTCATCTGGAGTTCGCCGCCGACCTCTTCGACGCGGCGAGCGCCGGCCGGATCGTCGCGGAGTTCGTCGACCTGCTCACCGCGGTCGCGGCCGACCCCACCGTCGCCGTGACGGCGCAGCCCCCGCCCACCGCACCGGGCGCACCGGCCGAGGTCGGTGCCGTGCCCGACATACCCGAGGGTGAAGCGACCACCGCGGACGGCGCCCTGACCGGCACGGTGGTCGGCGCGGGCTGGGAACGGGCCTACCGGGCGCCGCGGGACGCGCGGGAGGAGATCCTGTGCGCGCTGTTCGCCGAGGTGCTCGGCGTCGAGCGGATCGGTGTGGACGACGGCTTCTTCGCCCGCGGCGGGCACTCGCTGCTGGCGGTACGGCTGCTCAGCCGGATCCGGCCGGCGTTCGGGGTGCCGGTCGCGATCGGTGACATCTTCGCGGCGCCGACCGTGGCCGGCCTCGCCACCCGACTCGCGGCCGCCGCCGACGAGGCCGCCACCGACGGGCACCGGGCGGTTCGGCCGCAGCTGCGGGCGGTGACGCGGCCGGAGCGGGTGCCGCTGTCCTACGCCCAGCGGCGACTCTGGTTCATCCTGCAACTGGACGGCGACAACGGGGCCTACGACATGCCGTACGCGCTGCGGCTGCGCGGCCGGCTGGAGGTCGGGGCGCTGGAAGCCGCGCTGGCCGACGTCACCGACCGGCACGAGTCGCTGCGTACGGTCTTCGCGGTGCACGACGACGAGCCCTACCAGCGGGTGCTTCCCGCCCACCGGCCGGCGCTGCACCGGGCCCGCTACGACGCGGAGGCGATGGCCGAGGCGCTCGGGCGCCGGTTCGACCTGGCGGTGCAGCCGCCGCTGCGCGCGCACCTGTTCGACGTGGCGCCGGACGAGCACGTCTTCCTGCTGGTCACCCACCACATCGCCGGTGACGGCTGGTCGATGGGGCCGCTGCTGGCCGACCTGGCCACCGCGTACGCCGCCCGGTCCGCCGGCGCCGCTCCGGAGTGGACACCGCTGCCGGTGCAGTACGCCGACTACGCGCTGTGGCAGCGCGACCTGCTCGGCGACCCGGACGACCCGGACAGCGTGCTCGCCCGGCAGCTGGCCTACTGGCGGGAGCGGCTCGCCGACCTGCCCGAGGAGCTGTCGCTGCCCACCGACCGGGCCCGGCCGGCGGTCGCCAGCCACCGGGGCGACTCGGTTCCGGTGGCGATCGACCCGGTGCTGCACCGGCGGATCCGGGCGCTGGCCCGCGACAGCCGGGTGACGTTCTTCATGGTGCTGCAGGCCGCGTTCGCGGCGGTGCTGAGCCGGCTCGGCGCCGGCCACGACATCCCGATCGGCACCCCGGTCGCCGGACGCGACGACGAAGCCCTCGACCACCTCGTCGGATTCTTCGTCAACACCCTCGTCCTGCGCGTCGACACCGCCGGCAACCCCACCTTCCGCGACCTGCTGGACCGGGTCCGGGAGACCGACCTCGGCGCCTACGACCACCAGGACGTGCCGTTCGAACGCCTGGTGCACGAACTCAACCCCGCCCGCTCGCTGGCCCGGCACCCGCTGTTCCAGGTGATGCTGGTGCTGCAGAACACCGGCGACGGCGAAACCCGGCTGCCCGGCCTGGAGGTGGCCGAGGAGCTGCTCGACTCGGACGCGGTCAAGTTCGACCTGGGCCTGTCCCTGGCCGAGGGGGACGGCGTCACCGGCTCGCTGTCGTTCGCCGGCGACCTGTTCGACCGGGCCACCGCCGAGTCCATCGTGGACCGGCTGATCCGGCTGCTCGACGCGGTGACCGACGACCCGGACGCTCCGATCGACGCGATCGACCTGCTCTCCCCCGCCGACCGGGACCGGATGGCGCGGTGGAACGCGACCCGGGTGCCGGTGCCGGACACCACGCTGCCGGAGCTCTTCGCCGCCCAGGTGGCCCGCACCCCGTCCGCGGTCGCGGTCCGGTACGAGGACGAGGAGATCAGCTACGCGGAGCTGGACGCCCGGGTGGAGGCGCTGGCCCGGGCGTTGCGCGGGCGCGGGGTACGCCCGGCCGACCTGGTCGCGGTCCAGCTGCCCCGCTCGGTGGAGCTGATCGTCGCGGTGCACGCGGTGCACCGGGCCGGTGCGGCGTACCTGCCGGTGGACCCGACGTACCCGGCCGACCGGATCGCGTTCATGCTCGCCGACGCGCGGCCGGCGCTGGTGCTGACGCCGTCGGTGCTGGCCGGCCTGGTTCCGGGCGGTGACGGCCCGCTGCCGGCGGTGTCCGGGCGGCATCCGGCGTACATGATCTACACGTCCGGGTCGACCGGCCGGCCGAAGGGCGTGCTGACCTCGCACGCGGCGATCGTCACCCACCTGCTCTGGATGCAGCACGACTACCCGCTCGGCGGCGACGACCGGGTGCTGCAGAAGACCTCGTCCAGCTTCGACGTCTCGGTCTGGGAGTTCTTCTGGCCGCTGATCGCCGGCGCGACGCTGGTGCTGGCCCGGCCGGACGGGCACCGCGACCCGGCCTACCTCGCCGCGCTGATCCGCACCGCCCGGGTCACCGTCGCGCACTTCGTGCCGGCGATGCTGGAGGCGTTCCTGGCCGAGCCGGCCGCCGGCACCGACAGCCCGCTGCGGCAGGTCTTCTGCGGCGGCGAGGCGCTCACCCCCGAGTTGGCCGGCCGGTTCACCGCCGCGCTGCCGGCCCGGCTGTCCAACTTCTACGGGCCCACCGAGGTGGCGGTCGAGGCGACGCACCAGCCGTACGCGGCGCACCTCGCGGCGGCCCGCACCGTCCCGATCGGGCGTCCGGTGTGGAACACCCGGGCGCACGTGCTCGACGCCCGGCTCGCCCCGGTGCCGCCCGGCGCCCCCGGCGAGCTGTACCTCTCCGGCGACCAGCTCGCCGACGGCTACCTGCACCGGCCCGGGCTCACCGCGCAGCGGTTCGTCGCCGATCCGTACGGCGCACCGGGGCAGCGCATGTACCGCACCGGCGACCTGGTCCGGTGGACCGGCGACGGCCGGCTGGAGTACCTGGGACGCGCCGACGACCAGGTCAAGATCCGCGGGCAGCGGCTGGAGCTCGGCGAGGTGGCCGCGGTCGCCGCCGGATGTCCAGGGGTGGTCCAGGCCGTGGTGACCCTCCACGCCGACGCCGGTGGCCCGTCACTCGTCGGGTACATCGTGGGCGACGCCGATCCGGCCGAGGTACGCCGGCACCTGGCCGCCCAGCTGCCCGCGTACATGGTGCCCCGGGTGGTGCTGCGGCTGCCCGCGCTGCCGCTGGCCCCGAACGGCAAGGTGGACCGGCGCGCGCTGCCCGCCCCCGAACCGGTCACCGCCGAAGCCGCCTACCGGGCGCCGCGCGGCCCGGTGCAGGAGATCCTCTGCGACATCTTCGCCAGCCTGCTCGGCGTGGACCGGGTCGGCATCGACGACGACTTCTTCGACCTCGGCGGGCACTCGCTGCTCGGCACGCGGCTGATCAGCCGGGTGCGCGGCGCGCTCGGCGTCGAGCTGAGCGTGCGGGAGCTGTTCCGCACGCCGACGGTCGCCGGGCTCGCCGACGCGGTCGACGCCGGCCGGCCGGCGCGCGCCCCGCTGCGGGCGATGCCGTTGCCGGAGCGGGTCGGGCTGTCACCCGCCCAGCGCCGGCTCTGGTTCCTCAACCAGATGGACGTGCGCACCGGCGGGTACGCGCTCACCTGCGCGCTGCGCCTGGCCGGCACGCTCGACACGGACGCGCTGGCCCGGGCGCTCGGCGACGTCGTCGCCCGGCACGAGGTGCTGCGCACCGTGTACCCGGAGGTGGAGGGCCACCCGTACCAGCGGGTGCTGCCCGCCCCGGCCGCCGGGACGCCGTTGCCGCTGCCGGTCCGGCGGGTCGGCGACGACGCGCCCGCGGGGCTTTCCGGCGACGGTTCGCTGGCAACCGCGCTGGAGGGGGCCGCGGCAGCGGTCTTCGATCTCACCGTGGACCTGCCGTTGCGGCCGGAACTGCTCGCGCTGCCCGGCGGTGACCACGTGCTGCTGCTGGTGATGCACCACATCGCCACCGACGGCTGGTCGATGGGGCGGCTCACCGCAGACCTGGCGACCGCGTACACCGCCCGGCTCGCCGGTGAGGCGCCGGACTGGGCGCCGCTGCCGGTGCAGTACCGGCACTACACCCTGTGGCGCCAGGAGGTGCTCGGCGACGGGGCCGCGCCGGCCGCGGGCGGCCCGGAGTCGCCGTTGGAGGCTCAGGTGGGGTACTGGCGGGAGCGGCTGGCCGGGCTTCCCCACGAGCTGGCGTTGCCGTTCGACCGGCCGCGCCCGCCGGTCGCCGACAACCGGGGCGACTCGGTGCCCGTGACGATCGACGCGGCACTGCACGGCGGTCTGCTGGCGCTGGCCCGGCAGAGCCGGACGACGCTGTTCATGGCGCTCCAGGCGGCGTTCGCGGCGCTGCTGAGCCGGCTCGGCGCCGGCCACGACATCCCGATCGGCACCCCGGTCGCCGGACGCGACGACGAAGCCCTCGACCACCTCGTCGGATTCTTCGTCAACACCCTCGTCCTGCGCGTCGACACCGCCGGCAACCCCACCTTCCGCGACCTGCTCGAGCGGGTCCGGGAGACGTCGCTGGGCGCGTACGCGCATCAGGACGTGCCGTTCGAACGCCTGGTGCAGGAGCTGAACCCGGCCCGCTCGCTGGCCCGGCACCCGCTGTTCCAGGTGATGCTGGCGTTGCAGAACAACGAGGACAGCGACCCGCGCATGCCCGGCCTGGCGGTCTCCGGCGTGCCGGTGGGTGTGCGCACCTCCACGTTCGACCTGGCGCTGTCGCTGCACGAGATGGTCCCCGGCCGGCCGGAGGGCATCGGCGGCGGGCTCACGTTCCGCACCGACGTCTTCGACGCGCCGTCCGTCCGCGGCATCGTCGACCGGCTGGTCCGGTTGCTGGCCGCCGCGGTCGCCGACCCGGACGCCCCGATCGGCCGCCTCGACCTGCTCACCCCGGCGGAGCGGCACGACCTGCTGGTCCGCCGCACCGACACGGCCGCGGACCTCGGCCCGTGGCGGGACGTGCCGAGCCTGGTCGCCGCGCACGCCGACGCCGAACCGGACCGGGTCGCCGTCGCCGGTCCGGACGGCCTGCTGCGCTACCGGGACCTCGACGAACGCGCCAACCAGCTGGCCGGGCGGCTCGCCGACGCCGGCGTGCGCCGCGGCGACCTGGTCGGCGTCTGCCTGCCGCGCGGACTCGACCAGGTGGTCGCGCAACTCGCGGCGCTGCGCGCCGGGGCGGCGTACCTGCCGCTCGACCCCGACTATCCGGCCGGCCGGCTGGCCTACATGTGCCGGGACGCGGCGGTCGCGGTCGTGCTGACCCGCACCGACGTACCGTTCGCCGGGGCGGCCGGCGTGGACGTGGCGCCGGTGGTGATCCGGCTGGACCGGGAGGCGGCGGACATCGCGGCCCGGCCGGCCGATCCACCGGCGAGCCGGCCGCATCCGCGGGACGCCGCGTACGTCATCTACACCTCCGGCTCGACCGGCGCGCCGAAGGGCGTGGTCATCGACCACACCGGGCTCGCGCACCTGTGCGCGTGGTTCCGTCGCGCGTACGCGGTGGGCCCGCAGGACCGGGCCAGCCAGGTCGCCGCGCTCGGCTTCGACGCGGCGGTGTTCGAGGTGTGGCCGCACCTGTCGGCCGGCGCCTCGGTGCACCTGCCGCCGGGGGCCGCGCTGACCGACACGGGCCGGCTCGCCGAGTGGCTCGTCGACACCGGGATCACCACCGCGTTCCTGCCCACGCCCCGGCTGGAGACGATGCTGGACGAGCCGGCGCTGCGCCGGGCCGCCCTGCGCACGGTGATCGCCGGCGGCGACCGGCTGCGCCGCCGTCCCCCACGAGACCTGGGATTCCGCCTGATCAACGGGTACGGGCCGACCGAGTGCAGCGTGATGGCCACCGGCGCCGACGTGGCACCGACCGGTGACGCGCTGCCCGACATCGGCGTCCCGGTGCCGAACACCCGCGCGTACGTCCTGGACCGGTACCTCGCCCCGGTGCCGGAGGGGGTGCCCGGTGAGCTGTACCTGGCCGGCGACGGCCTGGCCCGCGGCTATCTGGGCCGGCCGGGGCTGACCGCGACGCGGTTCACCGCCGACCCGTTCGGCGCCCCCGGCCAGCGGATGTACCGCACCGGCGACATGGTCCGCTGGCGCCGGGGCCGGCTGGAGTTCATCGGCCGGGTCGACGACCAGGTCAAGATCCGCGGCGTACGGATCGAGCTGGGCGAGGTCGACGCGGTGCTCGGCGGCTGCCCGGGCGTACGGCAGGCGGCGACGGTGGTCCGCGGCGACCACCTGGTCGGCTACCTCGTCGACGCCGGCGGCGACGGCGGCACGGACGGGGGGCTCGACCTCGCCGCGGTCCGCGCGCATGCCGCCGCGTTCCTGCCCGCCCACACGATCCCCACGCATCTGGTGGTCGTGGACGCGCTGCCGCTGACCGCGCACGGCAAGCTGGACGTCGCAGCGCTCCCGGCGCCGCCCCGCCCGCCCCGGGTGGTCCGGGAGCCGCGCACCGCCCGGGAACGGCTGCTGCGTGGGCTGTTCGCCGAGGTGCTGGCGGTGGACGAGGTCTCCGTCGACGACAGCTTCTTCGATCTCGGCGGGCACTCGCTGCTGTCCGCCCGGTTGATCAGCCTGATCCGGCGGGAGCTCGGCGTGGACCTGGGCATCCGGGCGCTGTTCGAGACGCCGACGGTGGCCGGATTGGCGGCCAGGCTGGACGGTGCGGCGAGCGCCGGCCGCTCCGGTGTGGACCGCGACGACCTGGCCCCGCTGATCCCGCTGCGCGCCGACGGCGACCGGGCACCGGTCTTCTGCCTGCCGCCCGCGGTGGGCATCGGCTGGGTGTACGCCGGGCTGCTCGCCCGGATCGACCCGGCCCGGGGCGTGTACGGCCTGCAGTCGCGCGGGCTCACCGCGCCGGACCGCCAGCCGGGCACCATGGAGGAACTGGTCAAGGACACCGTCGAGCGGATCCGCCAGCAGCGCCCCCACGGCCCGTACCACCTGCTCGGCTGGTCGTTCGGCGCGCAGGTGGCGCACGCGGTCGCGGTCGCGCTGCGCGAACACGGCGAAACGGTGGGGCTGCTGGCCCTGCTGGACGGCTACCCGCCGGCCGGCGCCGCGTCGCCCGGTACCGCCCCGGCGGATCGGGACACGCTCGCCGCGCTGCTCGTCTCGCTCGGCCACGACCTGACCGACCTGCCCGACGACGCGCCGCTGGATCACGCCGAGTTCGTCCGTAGGGTCCGGGCCGACGGCGGCCCGCTGGCCGGGCTTCCCGCGGCGACGCTGGACGGGCTGCCGGCGGTCTTCGCCGGCAACGGGGCGCTGGCCACCGGGTACCGCCCCGGCCGGTTCGACGGTGACGTGCTCTTCTTCCAGGCCACCGAGGGCCGGCGGCCGGACGCACCGACGCCCGACACGTGGCGCCCGTACGTGGGGGGCCGGCTCCTGGTCCACCAGGTGGCCGCCCGGCACGGCGAACTGACCCGGCGCGCGCCGATCGCCCGGATCGGGGCGGTGATCGCCGCGCACCTGGCCGACCAGCCCTAG